TTGATTTGCTCTTAGCATTTATGTCGAGAAGACACCAAGCAGCTCCTATTGCTTCATGGTCAACACCACAGAACAGTCTATCCCTGAGAAGAATATAGATAAGATTGATTTCTCCAGCTAGGAAGCTGTAGATGTATCTGCATTTGTCTTCAAATTATGTCTTGGTTGACTCCCTCCTTTTCCTTGATGAAAAtagtgaagaaaaaaatgagacacTTTCGTAAAATTCCTGCTTAAAGCTCTGTTGCCCCTCCTCCCGCTTATTTGTGGATGAGGCATTTTTCACTGCCTATGAGGAACACGATAGCCACATGATCGTTAAGCAATATTTGGTTCAAACTTAGGCAGTTGGTGAACTagattgaacatcaaattaTATTGGGTGACTTGTGCAAGTTGATTTCACAGTGACACATCAAGTCTTGAAATGTAGTTGGTGGTAGCTGACATTTCTATTGCAAGAAAATTTGGGTTTCTACTAGATGGTTGGATTGATTTCCCCTCCCCATTTCTAGGATATGTTCGAAACTGTCTGAAATCCAAGCAAAGATTGAGCTTCTTGCAAATAATTCAAGTTTTTTTCTGTCGCTGCCCTGCTGTGTCATGTGCTGTTGCATATTAACAATTTGTGTTTTATGGATCTCATCAGTGAAGCTGTTGGGCCGCGCCACCCATTAAGGAAGGATCCAGATCTGGATTATGATGTTGATAGTGACGAGGAATGGGAAGAGGTATGCATCTTCATAAAATCCTTAACTTTCGTGGTATCATGATTGCATCAGCTTTTATTATATGGATGCCATGTTGCATAGGAGGATCCGGGAGAAAGCCTATCTGATTGTgataaagatgatgaagaaagcTTAGATGAGGGCTGTTCCAAAGCTGATGAAGATGAAAGTGAGGATGGGTTTTTTGTACCTGATGGTTATCTCTCGGAAAATGAGGTACAATACAAAACACCCTAATTTTTAGCTTGTATCTTCTTTCTCTTGCAATTATTTTGTTTGCCAAAGGTATGTCTTCATTAATGGTGCTGGGTGATCAATGAAGTAGCACTTTGCCAGTGGTTAATAATGATCACTGATATTTCACCTGGTCGTATGCTTAACCCTTTTCAACAAGTTCTTTTGTTTCTGAATCTCTTTGTCCGTAAGAGGGTTCAAGGCTGATGAATTTACTATTGCATAGCGCATTAGGTTGGGATAAATGTTTATTAAGTTGGGAATTAGGATGCATTTTATATTGGGATAGCTATGCCAAGTCTGGATAGAGGCCAATTTTTCTGGTTTACCATGTTATATAGTCGATGCCATTAGCTGAACATTCGAGAGTGTCTTTGCTCATTTTTATCTGAACTCTCGGGTAGACACTATCTTTGGGCATGTGAGGTCGATAACAAATAACATAAAGTTCCTAATATGCTGGTTGGTGACACAGCGTAAATAAACCCAAATTCTTTCATTCTATAGAATGTATCGTCTAAAGAATCTGTTTGATGGAAGGGTGTACAAGTTGACAACATGGAGATTGATGATATTCCAGTTGAGGGCATGACTTCATCTTCTGAGCAAGACTTGGGGCATGTGATCTTCTCTGCGCTGCTTCAACAGCAGAAGCATCTACGCAATGTGACAGAGCATGCGCTTCGGAAAAATCAGCCCTTTATAATTACTAATTTATCCCATGAGAAGTCTACTAAAAAAATGGCTGGAGAAGTAAGTGCTGCTCAAAAGCTGGAACAGATGTGCTTGGAAGTGTTAAGCATGCTTATCTTGCCAGGTGCCAAACTTCCAGAATGTCTAGCTGACAACATCTTGGATGAGGATGAAGAGGATTGCCCAACTAACAGCAAGAGCTGCTCAACACCAGCAATGCACGCTGTAGATGTACCTGATTCCGAGTTGCCAACCATTGTAAGCTTACTCTATTAAATGATTTTAGCTTCCTTGTTTGCTAGCACGACTTGAACAGACTATTAAGTCATCTGCACTATTCAAGTGATACTATTTTGTGTTTCCTTGGGTTTAATTAATGGTAGCTTGTTGATAATTCAGGTATCTGCTATACAATCATGTTCACAAGGTATTAACAAGGTGGTAGACTCTTTGCAAAAGAAGCTTCCTGCTATATCTAAAACATCGTTGCGGAATAAAGTTCGTGAGATATCAGATTTTGTGGATAACCGCTGGCAGGTCTGTTTGAATTTCCAGTGGGTCTCTGAgcatatttgattttattttgctttctgTCTGGCTTGCAAAAGcttcaatttagtttttgttGCTTTAAAGCTGCTTTTTGTTTTGACAGgtcaaaaaagaaatcttggacAAGCTTGGTTTGTCTGTTTCACCAGGTATAAATCAGTCTGGACTTGTTACAACAAGCTCTCTTTATCGTAGCTTAATCTGTTTTTTATGTTCAAATTGGTAGAGAGGAGCGGTGGAAGGGCCAAAAGTGCTTTTTTCTCGAAGAGGTGCTTGCCGCCTGCTGGTGGGAGAGTGTGAATGCAGATGAGATTTTGTAACCATCGTGGAGTTCTGCTGTCTGTGTGAAGCAGATTGCACATAAATCAACTCATCTTACTAGGATTTCCCATAAACACGTGTTCCATTTTTGAGCTATGTGATGTATCAGTTGTGTAAAATGGTCAGAAGTAAGACTGGCCAAGTCTAATTGTACTGACTACTCCTTGACTATATGGGGTGAAGCAGATTGCATATAAATCAAATCATCTCTCAATAGGATATCCCATTATTCATCTCtttttgttccaattttgagCTATGTGATACATACCGGTTGCGTAAAATGATCGTAAGTCAAGACTGGCCAGGTCTAATGTACTCCAAGAGGATTATGACGGTGGTCCAACTGGCTATTGTATTGTCAATGGTGTACGAATGCCAAATTTACCAATGGCTATTGTATTGTCAATGGTGTACGAATGCCAAATTTACCAAGGGGCCAAGGGGCGCTGCTATTGAGTTCATTACTAGTGGGCTATGGAGCTGCATTTGCCATTTGGGGTCCTGCACAACAGCATCGGTTTTTCCATACTAAAGAAGAGTCGGCGAGTTAATAAGAGCAACAAAAGTGGATCGGATTTCACATCGACATATGGATGTTATGAACAAGGTTGAATAGCTAAACCGATACGGTATTAGCAGTGACAATCACCATATTACTGATAAGCAGAATGAATAGAAAGAAGATACATGGATCATATATGCGAAAACAAATGAACGAATGAAGGGGGGAACAGATCGGATCCCCAAACGCTTTTTAGACCTGGAAGGGCCAGGGCCAGTCACTCATGCTCTCCTCCTGCACCTTGGCACTCCTCTTCAGAgggttgctgctgctgttgtaGTCGCCTTCGACGGAGGCGTAGTACTTGAGGAAGAAGGCGAGCGTGAGCACGACCCACTCCAGGCAGAACATCAGGATGCACAGCCCGCCAGCCAGCTTCAGGATGATGGCCCCGTCCTCTTCCCTGACATAGGACTTGAGGTTGCCGAGGAAGTCGCCGGTCCTGGTGAAGATGAGCACGGACACGGAGCCCTGGAAGATGGCGGTGAGGACGGTGGCCACCATGTGGGCGGCGTACCACCTGCCGCTGGCGGCCCCcccggaggaggaggcggcggcgcaGCCGGACACGGCGCCGGCGATGGTGAAGAcgtggaggaggatgaggaagaagCCGCAGATGGAGGGGAGGAGGCGGAGGGAGAGGGTGAGGAAGATGCAGCTGGAGGCGGCCCCGAGGAGGACGTAGTTGCACAGGAGGAACACCTTGTGGGTGTGGTAGTAATGGGCGGACGACGCCGACATCGACGGCGAGGTCGTCGCAAGCAtccccatttctctctctctctctctttcttgcttctttctttttcacttgaCAAATCTGCAGTGTTCCAAAGCAGAGCCTTTGCGCTGGTGGATGATACAGAAGAGAGAAGGAATTTTGAGGAGTGGGATGggggatggatggatggatggaaaGATCAGAGAGGTTGGTGTTTATATCGGCCGAGAAAGATACTCAACGGTCACATTCAGCATTGCGGAGCAAAATCCGACcgttgcaaaaaaataaaaaaaaatcatagaaataaaaagaaaaagcagacCTTTGATGCTCAGTGGGGTCCCACCATCCGCATTTGCTTTAATTCTAATTTTGACTCGTTGCCGGGACTGAAACGGCtagttttattattattaatttgtttttttttttgccctaatCATCAGGACcattgaccaacaaaaaaattgcactcgccaacccccccaaaaaatttataatccCTCGCGTTATCGTGAGCTGTTTTCACGGCGTTATTTTTAACTCCAGACTCGCTCCGGTGATCCATGCCTCGTCTGATTTCGTGCCGATTAAGGTCTCGATACGTTCAAAGGTCCATCCAGTCATGAAATCGGGCTAACACTTCTGTTTAGCCGTGAGTTTCAGTGTTGTCTTCGCCTTCAGTAGTTACTCGTCGAGCGTGGGGCGCGGACAAGAGCCCCCGACTTTCGATCTCCCTGCCTTTCGAGACTTCCGCTTCCCCGTTTCGACATGTTACGAGTGAAGAAGGAGTGATCCCTCCGCCGGTGCAGACAACACGATCTTTCCAACGTTATCTCGTGTTAGTCTTGTTCATCAAATTGAATTGCGCTTGAATGGCGGGGATCTGTCTGATACTTTGCTCAGTGGAGACATTCCATACTCCGTCTCTAAGCCGAAGCAACTCGAGTTTTTTCCTCTATTGGTCTCTCTTATTCTATCCGTAGGGATTTCGGAAGCTGTCGGTGTAATAGTCGATTTCAACTGCAAATAttatgaatgacaaaaaaataaaaataaaaataaaagtcatgACAGGACCCACTTTTGATCTTATACCTAGTATTTCACCGTGATATTATTACATTGTCATGCTAGCGCGACTATGTAAATGTTGAAAATGTGACAAATTCAAAACGGTCCGTTTTGGTTGCATTTGGTGATTCACTGAGCTGGTGTAGCGTTGGGAAGTCATTTGTTGGTGCTAATAACAAGCGTGTCGGATTCTTCGCTGATAAGTTGTCCGACGTGGTTGCAACTTCTAGGTGTTCTCGAGATGCTTATATCACACAAAGTGTTCcaataggaaaataaatttgggagGACTTAATCTCCGTTTCTCTCgcaaaaaattgaatgattcaaaaaaatattttcctaaaaaataatagcatgtgtcgcttgaaataattgatcaatgaaaaatgttttcattaccgataataatttgtgtctaaaaCATTTGTACAAACgatagaaatatttttcgttcatcaattttttttgtcggcgATATAGGCGAttgtaatttgaatttttttttccaaatcacgAAACATACGAAACCTTAATAAGTGAAACAAATTATCGTTTTGGTTTAACCgtatttggtgaaaatttaaTCTAATTGTAAAGCTAATTGGGCAAAGAAGAAGACCCaagtttagaaaaaaaagaggaaaaaagccactaaaaaccctaaactatgcgcATTGTGACagatttaccccaaacttttctttgtaacacaaaaagccctaaacttgtacgcatgtgacacatttactccaaacttgtgatcgtgtgacacatttaccccaaactttttattgtgacactaaaaactccaaacttataggcatgtgacacatttatcccaaattttgaggtaaatgtgtcacatagatataagtttaagatttttgatgtaaaaaaaaaatattttggggtaaatatgtcacacgggtacaagtttaggattttcgatgtcacaagaaaaagtttagggtaaatatgttacatgagtaaaagtttgggatttttggtatcacaaaaaaaagtttagggtaaatatgtcacaattgacatagttcggggtttttggtggttttttccacaaaaaaaaagtgtaagtACTCGCTTCCCATTTAGAAAATTGTACTAGGTGAAATTCCTGACTTGTCCTTAATGAATCAAACTATTATGAATGCATGGTGTATAGATTTCAAACACCCGAAGTGCGATACCCAAACTATTGCCAAAtccttctttctaaatcattccgAAATTAGGTTAAATATGAAATCGTTCTAGTAATATGAGTCGGGTTCGAGTCGGGATGAGCATGGATTGCTAAAATTAGATTGCATTACATGGCGAATTTTAACTTCAAGTCACTTCGGTGCTCGACAACTCCTCTTTGTTTAGCCAAATAAGCTCGACACGTTCAAATATCGACTTTTTACCATGACATCATCAGAGCCGGTACGTCGACCAACTCATGAAGTTAGGGTTCGTACTACCGATTCAAGTTGGGAGCGAAATGCTCTGTGCTGGAGAGGTGGACAATGGGAGAGGATTGAACTTGATGTCCCATGtatgacattttttatttattttttttcatacgGGCTCccattattttgtgaaaaatgagtaatttaaaaaatatttttttaaaaatgatgattcaTATCGattaaataattagctaataaaaaatatttacattccGATGatgatttatatctaaatatttttgtgaacaacgaaaattattcatttattttcgtaAATGACACAAACtataatttatgaaaaaatatttcgaaaatcgtttcttttttcgcgaaataaacaatTTCTAAAGTCCTTATTTTTTCCGctcacaaatttcaaaaattaaacgaatcaaatcaaatcaaatcaaatttcgGCTAGGAAATTGTATCCTCGCACTTATCAAAAGGTCCACGTGGACTCCTGAcaatttttgctattttttttcatttaaatccaATCTTTGCCAGAGCATAAAAAATTAACGGGTGGCCAATCGCTGTCGCTGACAATTCCACTTTATCAGTCACTCCCACTCCCCCGACGAAGCCCATCGTCGAGTCTCGCTCGAATCTCTCGcatggcggaggaggaggagctcgaGGCGGAACGCAACTCCGATCGCCGCCACCTCTCCCGCTCCGATTTCCCTCCCAACTTCGTCTTCGGCGTCGCCACCTCTGCTTATCAAGTACGCACCCACACACGCACTCGCGCAGTGTATCTCTCTCTGATCGGAGCACGTTCGGATCAGATCCCGCGTCGATGTTGCATGGAGCTCACTTCATCTCTTTTCTCCTTGTTTCTTGTGTGTCCGTAGATCGAAGGAGCTTCCGGCGAGGGTGGGAGAGGCGCCAGCATTTGGGATGACTTCTCACGTGTCGAAGGCATGGGCTTTTCCTCTCTCCCGCAGTTTTCTCTCTGAAAGCGATCGCGCTTGCTTTCTTCACGGCTCTcccctttttttgctttttttttctaggaaGGATCGTGGATGGGAGCAATGGGGATGTGGCCGTGGATCACTATCACCGCTACGAGGTTTCCGCTCTTGAGAACCCGTTTAACTTTATCAGTGGCTCTTGGACGAAGAAACGTCGTAGGGAACCCACGAGTCGTTGCTTCACGTTAATCTAGTCAAGCTTGTATAGGGTTTCCATTCTTCGGTGCGCGCACACCAACTTGTAATCTCGTCACTGTCTCATGTTGCTGGTCTTCCTCGTTTGAGGGTCGTCCTTGATCGTTGTTCTTCTATTATCTATCCCTAAAAATTCCTTTTCTCGGATCTGATTATTGATTATGCAGGAAGACATTGATCTTATAGCAAAGCTTGGGTTTGATGCTTATCGATTTTCCATATCATGGTCTCGCATATACCCTGGTATGCTGCGGATTAATtgaattttatataaaaaaatgtctttACTAAAATAAGAAGATTGGTGCTTAAAGGTTGAGCTGGTTTGTTTTGTTAATATGAAATTTCTCGCCTATCAAGAGTTTGTGTACCAACAAGCACACGATCACATCCTCTTCATGTGCTGGTTATATTAAGTGGGCGCAAATGGAGTGCAGTAACTAGGTGTTGAAGATGATTTATGGTTACAATAAGTTGTTGAAGATCCCTTTCTGATGTTGATTTATTCCACGTAGAATTGCAGAAAACTTTAGATGTCGAACTTGTTCTCTGTTTCTGTATGCTATCCTTTATTGGGCAGATGAGGGGTTGAGTGCAAGATGAGGTCCATGTTTTGGTTTCAACTTGGAATTGCAGAGAACTTAGCACATAACAAACTTGTTCTCTATCTCTTTATTGGGCATATTGGATGTTGAGTGGAGGTGGGGTCCATGTTTTGGTTGCAACATCATCAGATGCTCACACCCTTCCGTTGTCAAATGATCCTCTAGGGACATacgaaaatcatgaaaaatctaattttagttATTCGATTCCTAGGCTCCATGTCATGCCATGGCGTATGCATTACGTGTAACTTCTCTTTAGCAGGATTGGAATTCTATGATTGCATAGTCAATGACTCCTCTCTGGTTGAACTTTTGAAGTAAAGAAATTCTTAAATCCTTCAAAACAAGAACAACAATCTTACTGGTTGACATTAGTAAAGCATACAAAATTGGCAGATCTTCCCTGGTGacgcctattttttttttataatactgGTATCTCTAtccttcatcattttttatcaGCATAGTTCATTTAAAATGGTATTACCTGATTTAAGAATTTGAAACCACAGGAAAGGTTGACTATTAATCATTACTAATTCTTTCCGGTTTAGTTAGGAAGTTCTCTGTATTTCTTTGAGCTGCTAAATTAAAGGGTGAATTCCCTATCAGCAGCAACTCATCTGATTATTTGTCTTCTCACACTAGATTCGCCGTCTTGTTGCCATTGGTTTGACTGTTGTGACCTTGTCTGAGAACAATACATTCTGcccctatatatattttttttaaatttcattttttattttgaccacTGCTCTAAAAGTTTCAAATAAAGTACATTTTATTCTAGATTGCTTTTTAAAAAGTCAATTACCGcctaaactttgatttttctcaattCATCATCTAAACCTTGCCGATTTATATGTCTTACCTTGCATACGTGTTGTGAAACTTAAAATCGTCAATTCTATTAAACTTCTTTTCTTCATATAATAGCAGGTAACTAACTGCTTTTCCAGGCACAAAGTCTCAAATGTTTCAATCAGCTATTGGATTTTTGAAATGGTTTTTGTTAGGGTTAAGTATATTGTTTGCTTACCCCTTCAGTAGGGGACCAAAAGAGTAACTAATATTCATGTAATGATCGCCAGTGAATAATATACTGTTAATCTAGGTGTTGGTAATCCAGTCTTTTATTCACATAAGCTTTGTTGTGGTTCTTTTTAGAATTCTCTCCTGCCATTTGTGCCTTCTCACCATAAAGAATTATCAACGAGGACTAAAAATGAAGTAGAGGAAAATATACAAGGATATATTAGACGAATGCAGAACAAGTAGTTAAAGTTGAATCGTACGTATGTACTTTTATTTGATGCCATAATTTGGACTGGATTTTGCAATTAGCCCTGAAGTGTTATGCGTGTCTCTTGGTACACTTAGCCATCCCTTCAAGTAGTGGTAGATTGACAAAAAAGGTGTTCTTGATAGTCTTTGGCCAGGCCTTACTGCAAGTCTTGGAAGTGCACGATGGCAGTCCCATAGTCACCCTAGAAGAGTGGGAATCATGATAAATCAGCCTAAATGAATTTTTATCAGAGAGGAATTCAAAGGAAACATAATACCCCGCAAGATTAAAGATAAAACGAATAAACGGTAAATTTTGTTGTTGTATTAATCTTCTTTGAGACTGAAGATCCTATAAAGGGTAAAATGTTTACACTATGAGTTTTTTGAAGGTAGGTTGAATTAAATGAGAATGTATATGGTAATTTGAGAATTTGGAGAAATTACAGAGGTTGGATTTCAAAAGTGAAACTGATGAGAGAAAAATGTTCTAGCCATTATTCTTTTAATCGTGTCTTGTGGACATCCTTAACTTACTCCAACTTTTTATGTGTATACATTTTCACAGAATTGTGCTAAATATTgcagtttattttattttagttccTTATA
The genomic region above belongs to Rhodamnia argentea isolate NSW1041297 chromosome 6, ASM2092103v1, whole genome shotgun sequence and contains:
- the LOC115748362 gene encoding uncharacterized protein LOC115748362, translating into MGMLATTSPSMSASSAHYYHTHKVFLLCNYVLLGAASSCIFLTLSLRLLPSICGFFLILLHVFTIAGAVSGCAAASSSGGAASGRWYAAHMVATVLTAIFQGSVSVLIFTRTGDFLGNLKSYVREEDGAIILKLAGGLCILMFCLEWVVLTLAFFLKYYASVEGDYNSSSNPLKRSAKVQEESMSDWPWPFQV